From one Lactiplantibacillus paraplantarum genomic stretch:
- a CDS encoding phosphate ABC transporter substrate-binding protein PstS family protein, with protein sequence MKKSRVIQLIVLIVIIGLVGLGYTHRDRTSASESITAVGSTALQPLVEAAGEQYSSNHTGVFINVQGGGSGTGLSQIQAGAVAIGNSDIFAEEQSGITASKLIDHRVAVVGIAPIVNKKAGVTNLTQRQLIQIFTGKVTNWREVGGRNLPITLINRAQGSGTRKTFERYALKGNKSTDSQEQDSSGLARSIVASTPGAISYVAFSYLDQSVQTVKVDGVRPTEQNVRNNRWYIWSYEHLYTGKHPNQLTKKFIDYILSTAVHQKLVKQLGYISVHDMQVQRNAAGKVSVVK encoded by the coding sequence ATGAAAAAAAGTCGGGTCATCCAATTAATCGTGTTGATTGTGATTATTGGACTAGTCGGGTTGGGATACACGCATCGTGACCGTACTAGCGCCAGTGAATCAATTACTGCGGTTGGATCAACGGCCTTACAACCACTAGTTGAAGCGGCCGGTGAGCAGTACAGCAGCAACCATACTGGTGTGTTCATTAATGTCCAGGGTGGTGGTTCTGGAACGGGACTTAGTCAAATCCAGGCTGGCGCCGTTGCTATCGGTAATTCTGATATTTTTGCCGAAGAGCAAAGTGGTATTACGGCTAGCAAGTTAATTGATCACCGGGTCGCCGTAGTCGGCATCGCCCCAATCGTTAACAAAAAAGCCGGCGTTACTAATTTAACGCAGCGTCAACTCATTCAAATTTTTACGGGTAAGGTGACGAACTGGCGTGAAGTCGGTGGCCGCAATTTGCCGATTACGTTAATTAATCGGGCACAAGGCTCTGGAACTCGGAAAACATTCGAGCGATATGCCTTAAAGGGAAATAAGAGTACGGATTCTCAGGAACAAGATTCGTCCGGACTAGCACGGTCAATTGTTGCTAGCACACCTGGTGCAATTAGCTACGTGGCGTTTTCTTACTTAGATCAGTCCGTACAGACCGTTAAAGTCGATGGGGTGCGACCAACAGAGCAAAATGTGCGCAACAATCGTTGGTACATCTGGTCTTATGAACATTTATATACGGGTAAACACCCCAACCAGTTAACTAAAAAATTTATTGATTATATTTTATCAACCGCTGTTCATCAAAAGTTAGTCAAGCAGTTAGGTTATATTTCGGTCCATGATATGCAAGTACAGCGGAATGCGGCCGGTAAAGTTTCTGTCGTGAAATGA
- the pstC gene encoding phosphate ABC transporter permease subunit PstC gives MDKIRESLLKKSVASKIERRGKAISLICLALIVGIVFLIFYFVASRGLATFFQNHINLWQFLSGTQWNPGTVGTNGQPAVGALPMIVGSFLITILSALIATPFAIGTAVFMTEISPRRGAKILRPVTELLVGIPSVVYGFIGLQVVVPFVRNTFGGSGYGILSGTFVLFVMILPTVTSMTADALNAVPRYYREASLALGATRWQTIYKVVLRAAIPGMLTAVVFGMARAFGEALAVQMVIGNATLLPHNLVSPAATLTSILTMGIGNTVMGSLQNNALWSLAMILLLMSLVFNLVIRYIGRKGKLNNER, from the coding sequence ATGGATAAAATTCGAGAAAGCTTATTAAAAAAATCAGTTGCCAGTAAAATCGAACGACGTGGTAAAGCCATCAGCCTAATCTGTTTAGCGCTGATTGTCGGGATCGTCTTTTTAATTTTCTATTTTGTTGCATCACGGGGGTTAGCGACTTTTTTTCAGAATCATATTAACTTATGGCAATTTCTAAGTGGCACCCAGTGGAATCCTGGCACAGTTGGAACGAACGGGCAACCCGCCGTTGGCGCACTGCCCATGATTGTCGGGTCATTTTTAATTACGATTCTTTCGGCCTTGATTGCAACCCCATTTGCCATTGGGACGGCCGTTTTTATGACTGAGATTTCGCCGCGCCGGGGGGCCAAAATTCTTCGGCCGGTAACGGAGTTATTAGTCGGCATTCCTTCGGTAGTATATGGTTTTATCGGGTTACAAGTGGTTGTACCATTTGTCCGGAACACATTCGGTGGTAGTGGTTACGGGATCTTATCCGGAACTTTTGTTCTGTTTGTCATGATTTTACCAACTGTGACATCAATGACCGCGGATGCACTGAACGCGGTTCCACGGTATTATCGGGAAGCCTCGTTAGCATTAGGGGCCACGCGCTGGCAAACGATTTATAAAGTGGTCTTACGGGCAGCAATTCCCGGTATGTTGACAGCGGTGGTTTTCGGCATGGCCCGCGCCTTTGGTGAAGCGCTCGCGGTACAAATGGTGATTGGGAATGCAACGTTATTACCACATAATTTAGTCTCACCAGCAGCGACTTTGACTAGTATCTTGACGATGGGAATTGGGAATACCGTCATGGGGTCATTACAAAACAATGCATTGTGGTCGCTAGCGATGATCCTGTTACTGATGTCGTTAGTCTTTAACTTAGTTATTCGCTATATTGGTCGAAAGGGGAAATTAAACAATGAACGCTAA
- the pstA gene encoding phosphate ABC transporter permease PstA: MNAKRIDKIATGILYGVAAFVVIILIALLGYILIQGVPKISWHFLTSPALAFEAGGGIGIQLFNSFYLLFLALLISLPISLGAGIYLNEYAPQNTLTGLIRTTIEILSSLPSVVVGLFGYLFFVVQFKLGFSILSGAFALTVFNLPILTRSIEEALANISDNQREAGYALGLSRWETVTKIVVPAALPSIITGVVLSAGRIFGEAAALIYTAGQSAPALDFTNWNPFDISSPLSPLRPAETLAVHIWKINSEGIMPDAKAVSAGASAVLIIAVLLFNFLARWLGKRLYKHLTAE, from the coding sequence ATGAACGCTAAACGCATTGATAAAATTGCGACTGGAATTTTATATGGAGTCGCGGCCTTTGTGGTCATTATTTTAATTGCCCTGTTAGGATATATTCTGATTCAAGGTGTGCCTAAGATTTCGTGGCATTTTTTAACGTCACCAGCGCTAGCCTTTGAAGCGGGTGGTGGGATTGGCATCCAATTGTTCAACTCCTTCTACTTATTATTCTTGGCACTATTGATCTCGCTACCTATTTCACTTGGTGCGGGGATTTATCTCAATGAGTATGCGCCACAAAATACATTGACTGGGCTCATTCGAACAACTATTGAAATCTTGAGTTCACTACCGTCCGTGGTCGTCGGTTTATTTGGTTACTTGTTCTTTGTTGTTCAGTTTAAACTAGGATTCTCAATTCTGTCAGGGGCGTTTGCACTCACCGTCTTTAACTTGCCAATTTTGACTCGGAGTATTGAAGAAGCCTTAGCTAATATTTCAGACAATCAGCGAGAAGCCGGTTATGCCTTGGGATTATCGCGTTGGGAGACAGTTACGAAAATTGTTGTCCCGGCCGCCTTACCAAGTATTATTACGGGGGTTGTTTTGAGTGCTGGTCGAATTTTCGGTGAAGCGGCCGCCTTAATTTATACTGCAGGTCAAAGCGCACCGGCCTTAGATTTTACTAATTGGAATCCATTTGATATTAGTAGTCCACTTAGTCCGTTACGGCCCGCTGAAACGCTAGCTGTTCATATTTGGAAAATTAATTCGGAGGGGATTATGCCGGATGCCAAGGCTGTCTCCGCAGGTGCTTCAGCCGTCTTAATTATTGCGGTACTACTCTTTAACTTCTTAGCTCGTTGGCTTGGCAAACGCTTGTACAAACATTTAACCGCTGAATAA
- the pstB gene encoding phosphate ABC transporter ATP-binding protein PstB — protein sequence MADNTMTTTQRNIMTFDPKDHEIALSTEDLHVFYGNSEAISEGDLQFERYKISALIGPSGSGKSTYLRSLNRMNDRIATVKGKIMYRDLDINSNDIDVYEMRRHIGMVFQRPNPFAKSIYENIAFALRQRGMNKKQDLDEIVERSLRQAAMWDQVKDDLNKSALALSGGQQQRLCIARAIAVKPDILLLDEPASALDPVSTSQIEDTLLELKQNYTIIIVTHNMQQASRISDYTAFFNLGKVLEYSETGEIFTNPQVDLTNDYISGNFG from the coding sequence ATGGCAGATAATACAATGACAACGACACAACGTAACATTATGACGTTTGATCCAAAAGACCATGAAATTGCGCTTTCGACCGAGGACTTGCACGTGTTTTACGGTAATTCCGAGGCGATTTCAGAGGGGGATTTGCAGTTTGAACGGTATAAGATCAGTGCGTTGATTGGGCCCTCCGGTTCAGGTAAGTCAACTTACTTACGCTCACTAAACCGGATGAACGATCGGATTGCGACCGTTAAGGGAAAGATTATGTATCGGGATTTAGATATCAATAGTAACGATATCGATGTTTATGAAATGCGTCGCCATATTGGCATGGTTTTTCAACGACCTAATCCGTTTGCAAAGTCGATTTATGAAAATATTGCCTTCGCGCTGCGTCAACGTGGGATGAATAAAAAACAAGACTTGGATGAAATTGTTGAACGGTCTTTGCGGCAAGCCGCCATGTGGGATCAAGTTAAGGATGATTTAAACAAGAGTGCCTTAGCTTTATCCGGTGGTCAGCAACAACGACTCTGTATTGCCCGAGCGATTGCGGTTAAACCAGATATTTTGTTGCTTGACGAACCAGCTAGTGCGTTAGATCCGGTGTCTACAAGCCAAATTGAGGATACGTTATTAGAATTGAAGCAAAATTACACCATTATTATTGTGACCCATAATATGCAACAAGCATCGCGAATAAGTGATTATACAGCGTTCTTTAATCTCGGAAAAGTTTTAGAATATTCAGAGACTGGTGAGATTTTTACGAATCCCCAAGTGGATCTGACGAATGACTATATTTCCGGGAATTTTGGATAG
- the pstB gene encoding phosphate ABC transporter ATP-binding protein PstB, with product MSTILTTENLSLFYGKKEALKGINIDFDDKGITALIGPSGCGKSTFLRCLNRMNDLIPNVTITGEVNFNGHNIYAPTTDTVQLRKEIGMVFQQPNPFPFSIYENVVYGLRLAGVHDKERLDAAVEKSLKQAAIWDEVKDRLHANALSLSGGQQQRVCIARVLAVEPDIILLDEATSALDPISSRMIEETLLNLRQDYTIITVTHNMQQASRISDRTAFFLNGELIEVNDTKQIFMNPVKQETNDYISGRFG from the coding sequence ATGAGTACAATTTTAACTACTGAGAATTTATCATTATTTTATGGTAAAAAAGAGGCCCTCAAAGGAATTAATATTGATTTTGATGACAAAGGCATTACGGCTTTGATTGGGCCCTCCGGCTGTGGTAAATCGACATTTTTACGTTGTTTAAATCGGATGAATGATTTGATTCCCAATGTTACGATTACCGGTGAAGTTAATTTTAATGGCCATAATATTTACGCACCAACGACGGATACCGTGCAGTTGCGTAAAGAAATCGGCATGGTGTTCCAACAGCCTAATCCGTTTCCATTTTCAATTTATGAAAATGTGGTCTATGGTCTACGCTTGGCTGGCGTTCATGATAAAGAACGGTTAGATGCGGCAGTTGAAAAAAGTCTGAAACAGGCGGCAATTTGGGATGAAGTCAAGGACCGCTTACACGCTAATGCGTTGTCGCTATCTGGGGGACAACAACAACGGGTTTGTATCGCGCGGGTACTGGCCGTGGAACCTGATATTATTCTTTTGGACGAAGCGACTAGCGCGTTAGATCCAATTTCAAGTCGAATGATTGAAGAGACCCTATTGAATTTGCGCCAAGATTACACTATCATAACTGTTACGCATAACATGCAACAGGCTTCACGAATTTCTGATCGAACGGCGTTTTTCCTGAATGGTGAACTGATTGAGGTTAACGACACGAAGCAGATTTTCATGAACCCGGTTAAACAAGAAACCAATGACTATATTTCGGGACGATTTGGTTAG
- the phoU gene encoding phosphate signaling complex protein PhoU: MRRLFDDELNDIDANFTEMGMMVSETIEKAVKAFIDHDRDLAQEIIDNDAKINQREVELEQKSFEMIALYQPVTSDLREIVTILKAVSDLERMADYARNIAHATIRVKGNIRVPEIEAALSEMGNRVRKMVEEMLAAYVKSDDQEARRVAAKDAKVGEMYDRINEKGISKMERHPETVIGSTDYLNVATYLMRIGALVTNIGEWIVYLNTGEIIELNPESSNLV, translated from the coding sequence ATGCGACGACTTTTTGATGATGAACTAAACGATATTGATGCAAACTTCACTGAAATGGGAATGATGGTCAGCGAAACGATTGAAAAGGCGGTAAAAGCATTTATTGATCATGACCGCGACTTAGCCCAAGAAATCATTGATAATGATGCTAAAATCAACCAACGTGAAGTCGAACTAGAACAAAAGTCATTTGAAATGATTGCGTTATACCAACCCGTTACTTCAGACTTACGGGAAATTGTCACCATTTTAAAGGCGGTTTCTGACTTGGAACGGATGGCGGACTACGCGCGTAACATTGCCCACGCAACGATTCGGGTCAAAGGTAATATACGTGTGCCAGAAATCGAAGCGGCTTTATCAGAAATGGGGAACCGCGTCCGTAAGATGGTCGAGGAAATGTTGGCCGCTTACGTCAAGAGTGATGATCAGGAAGCACGCCGGGTCGCTGCTAAGGATGCCAAAGTTGGCGAAATGTACGATCGAATCAATGAGAAGGGAATTTCCAAGATGGAACGTCATCCTGAGACTGTCATTGGTTCCACTGACTATCTCAATGTCGCGACTTATTTGATGCGAATCGGAGCGTTGGTGACTAATATTGGTGAATGGATCGTTTATTTGAATACCGGTGAAATCATTGAATTGAATCCGGAAAGTTCCAATTTAGTATAA
- a CDS encoding PspC domain-containing protein, which translates to MKSNTKQKLTKSNNRVFAGVLGGIAEYLNWNATVLRVLYVILTLITHGFGVLVYLVLMTIIPSKPDNTGFFEQMRQSAGEQTKPQAHGRKEIHNVHEEDDPQH; encoded by the coding sequence ATGAAATCAAATACAAAACAAAAGTTAACCAAATCTAATAATCGAGTTTTTGCCGGCGTCCTTGGTGGCATCGCCGAATACTTAAATTGGAATGCAACGGTATTACGCGTACTTTACGTTATTCTAACCTTAATTACCCATGGCTTTGGTGTTTTGGTATACTTAGTATTAATGACAATTATCCCAAGTAAACCAGACAATACGGGCTTCTTCGAACAAATGCGGCAAAGTGCGGGTGAGCAAACTAAACCGCAAGCACATGGACGTAAAGAGATTCATAATGTTCATGAAGAGGATGATCCGCAGCACTAA
- a CDS encoding phage holin family protein: MGFWKRILINTILFIAIAGFFQSSFHVASVWMALIASFVLAILNAAIKPFLLLLSLPITLLTLGLFSIVINGFMLQMTSYVVGKNNFGFSSFGMAMVVSILMSLANVIVSNFFAKDGVDGE; the protein is encoded by the coding sequence GTGGGCTTTTGGAAACGAATTTTAATTAACACGATCTTGTTTATTGCGATTGCGGGCTTTTTTCAGAGTAGCTTTCACGTTGCGAGTGTCTGGATGGCATTAATCGCCAGTTTTGTTCTTGCGATTCTTAATGCGGCCATCAAACCGTTCTTACTGTTATTGTCGTTGCCAATTACGCTACTAACATTGGGGCTATTTAGTATTGTTATTAATGGTTTTATGCTTCAAATGACGTCTTACGTTGTTGGTAAGAACAACTTCGGGTTTTCTAGTTTTGGCATGGCCATGGTCGTTTCAATATTGATGTCGCTTGCCAACGTGATTGTCTCTAACTTTTTCGCAAAAGACGGCGTTGATGGTGAATAA
- the hprK gene encoding HPr(Ser) kinase/phosphatase, whose translation MAESVTVADLVKNTRLEVYHGADLLEKKDITTSDISRPGLALTGYFNYYPRERVQLLGKTETAYSKNMSHDERLMIFRKMCQLTTPAFVISTGLPVPKELVQAGEENGVPILGTKMTSSRILSNMTNYLEGKLAERQSVHGVLVDIYGLGVLITGDSGVGKSETALELVKRGHRLIADDRVDVYQQDEQTLVGEAPAILNHLLEIRGIGIIDVMNLFGAGAVRQDTDIDLIVHLENWTPDKQFDRLGNGEQNRKFFDVEVPEISIPVKTGRNLAIIIEAAAMNFRAESMGYDATKVFDDNLNKLIKTNSVHDSHK comes from the coding sequence TTGGCAGAAAGTGTAACCGTTGCCGATTTGGTGAAAAATACGCGTCTGGAAGTTTATCATGGCGCTGACTTGTTAGAGAAAAAGGATATTACAACTAGCGATATTTCACGTCCGGGGCTGGCGCTGACCGGGTATTTCAACTATTATCCACGTGAACGGGTGCAATTGTTAGGAAAAACTGAAACCGCTTATTCGAAAAACATGAGTCATGACGAACGGTTGATGATTTTTCGCAAAATGTGCCAACTGACGACACCAGCGTTTGTTATCTCAACCGGGCTACCCGTTCCAAAAGAACTCGTGCAGGCTGGTGAGGAGAATGGGGTGCCGATTTTAGGCACGAAGATGACGTCATCTCGCATACTAAGTAATATGACGAATTACTTGGAAGGCAAGTTGGCTGAACGACAGTCCGTCCATGGCGTTTTAGTTGATATTTATGGCTTGGGTGTTCTAATTACCGGTGATTCTGGTGTTGGGAAGAGTGAAACGGCGTTGGAATTAGTTAAACGGGGCCACCGCCTGATTGCGGATGATCGAGTTGATGTTTATCAACAAGATGAACAAACCCTTGTCGGTGAAGCACCTGCAATTTTAAATCACCTTTTAGAGATTCGCGGCATCGGTATTATTGACGTGATGAATCTCTTCGGTGCTGGTGCGGTTCGACAGGATACTGATATTGATTTAATTGTTCACCTTGAGAATTGGACGCCTGATAAGCAATTTGATAGACTAGGAAATGGAGAACAAAATCGGAAATTCTTTGATGTTGAAGTTCCTGAAATCTCGATTCCAGTTAAAACTGGGCGTAACCTAGCTATTATTATTGAAGCAGCGGCTATGAACTTCCGTGCTGAAAGTATGGGATATGACGCGACGAAGGTCTTTGACGACAACTTGAATAAGTTGATCAAAACTAATTCCGTGCATGATTCTCACAAGTAA
- the lgt gene encoding prolipoprotein diacylglyceryl transferase, with the protein MNTVLGALNPIALRLGPIQVHWYGVIIASAVVIAVALAVREGQQRGVRPDDIYDMILWALPFTLIAARAYYVIFQWSYYSQNPGEIIRIWDGGIAIYGGLIGAGIVVILFCRSRFIPTWLMLDIAAPTVIMGQGIGRWGNFMNQEAFGRVTSLSFLQGLHLPEWLINQMYIRGAYRQPTFLYESVWDLLGFVLLMVTRHRTHWYKQGDVFLTYVAWYAFGRFFTEGMRTDSLMLFNVIRVSQALSVVLFFGSIGLMVWRRYHNPDNRWYLAGSGQKVVTENK; encoded by the coding sequence GTGAATACCGTTTTAGGGGCACTCAACCCAATTGCACTACGGTTAGGACCCATTCAGGTCCATTGGTACGGCGTCATTATTGCAAGTGCCGTCGTCATCGCGGTGGCCCTAGCTGTACGTGAAGGTCAGCAACGAGGGGTTCGGCCCGATGACATTTACGATATGATTTTATGGGCGCTTCCGTTTACTTTAATTGCTGCCCGTGCTTACTATGTGATTTTTCAGTGGTCGTATTATAGTCAAAATCCTGGCGAAATCATCCGGATTTGGGATGGTGGGATTGCCATCTATGGTGGGCTGATTGGTGCGGGAATTGTGGTCATCTTGTTCTGCCGATCACGATTTATTCCAACTTGGCTAATGCTCGATATTGCGGCACCAACAGTGATTATGGGCCAAGGTATTGGTCGTTGGGGAAACTTTATGAACCAGGAAGCCTTTGGACGGGTGACTAGCTTAAGTTTCTTGCAAGGGTTGCACTTGCCTGAATGGTTAATTAATCAGATGTATATTCGCGGTGCATATCGGCAACCGACATTTCTGTATGAATCGGTTTGGGATTTATTAGGCTTTGTTTTGCTGATGGTTACAAGACACCGGACACATTGGTATAAGCAAGGTGATGTCTTTTTGACCTATGTTGCTTGGTACGCCTTTGGTCGCTTCTTTACGGAGGGCATGCGCACTGATTCGCTCATGCTATTTAACGTTATTCGAGTCTCGCAAGCATTGTCCGTGGTATTGTTCTTTGGTAGCATTGGTTTAATGGTGTGGCGTCGGTATCATAATCCGGATAATCGCTGGTATTTAGCAGGTTCTGGTCAAAAAGTTGTCACCGAAAATAAGTAG
- a CDS encoding NAD(P)H-dependent glycerol-3-phosphate dehydrogenase, which yields MIKKVAVLGAGSWGSILANLLDENGQSVRLWSYSPAQVTELNEQHTNQRYVPDFHYSETLTAYSDLSQAITGADVILFVVPTKAIREVAQQVTAVLAKTHDQPIIVHASKGLEQDTHKRLSQVLAEEIPAELRQAIVVLSGPSHAEEVARRDITLITAASADETAAELVQQLFMNDYFRIYTNTDVVGVELGAALKNIIALGAGALHGLGYGDDAKAALMTRGLAEISRLGVALGANPLTFIGLSGVGDLIVTATSVHSRNWRAGNELGAGQDLKTVIDTMGMVIEGIPSTKAAYELAQQQNIEMPITEAIYDVLYKSADIKEVIPQLMRREGKPEIQ from the coding sequence ATGATAAAAAAAGTTGCCGTTCTAGGTGCTGGCTCATGGGGTAGTATACTGGCAAATTTGTTAGATGAAAATGGTCAGTCAGTGCGTTTATGGTCGTATTCGCCGGCCCAGGTCACGGAATTAAATGAACAACACACGAATCAGCGTTATGTTCCTGATTTTCATTATTCAGAGACATTGACGGCCTATTCTGACCTGTCGCAGGCAATTACTGGTGCGGATGTCATCTTGTTTGTCGTTCCCACTAAAGCGATTCGTGAAGTGGCTCAACAAGTGACCGCCGTGCTTGCAAAGACGCATGATCAGCCAATTATCGTACATGCCAGCAAGGGGTTAGAACAAGATACTCACAAGCGGTTGTCACAAGTTTTAGCGGAGGAAATTCCCGCTGAATTACGGCAAGCAATCGTGGTCCTATCAGGTCCTAGCCATGCTGAAGAAGTGGCTCGCCGAGATATTACGTTAATCACGGCAGCCAGTGCTGATGAAACTGCGGCTGAGTTAGTGCAGCAGCTCTTTATGAATGATTATTTCCGCATTTACACAAACACCGACGTGGTGGGCGTTGAATTAGGTGCGGCACTTAAAAATATCATTGCTTTGGGCGCTGGTGCGTTACACGGACTGGGTTACGGTGATGATGCGAAGGCCGCCTTAATGACTCGTGGTTTAGCTGAAATTAGTCGACTTGGGGTGGCGTTAGGCGCAAATCCCTTGACGTTTATTGGGCTATCCGGTGTAGGTGATTTGATTGTTACGGCCACGAGTGTCCATTCTCGTAACTGGCGAGCTGGTAATGAATTAGGTGCTGGTCAGGACCTCAAGACGGTGATTGATACCATGGGCATGGTTATTGAAGGCATTCCGTCAACTAAAGCAGCTTACGAACTCGCACAGCAACAAAATATCGAAATGCCCATCACTGAAGCGATTTATGATGTATTATATAAGAGTGCCGACATTAAGGAAGTCATTCCACAATTGATGCGGCGCGAGGGGAAACCTGAGATTCAGTAG
- the galU gene encoding UTP--glucose-1-phosphate uridylyltransferase GalU, with protein sequence MSKVRKAVIPAAGLGTRFLPATKAMPKEMLPIVDKPTIQFIVDEARKSGIEDIVIVTGKSKRSIEDYYDSNPELEDNLRAKHKEEMLKLVQETTDINLYFIRQSHPRGLGDAVLTAKAFVGDEPFVVMLGDDLMEDKVPLTKQLMNSYDKTHASTLAVMKVPHEEVSKYGVINPESEKEPGLYNVNNFVEKPSPEDAPSDLAIIGRYLLTPEIFDVLENQKPGKGDEIQLTDAIDTLNKTQRVFAHEFKGTRHDVGYKFGYLKTTIEYGLTHPDVKDDLRTYIKDLGVKLSKEDNATPKATKKPTK encoded by the coding sequence ATGTCAAAAGTTAGAAAAGCCGTTATCCCAGCGGCCGGATTAGGAACACGGTTCTTGCCTGCTACTAAGGCGATGCCTAAGGAAATGCTACCAATCGTTGATAAGCCAACGATTCAATTCATTGTTGACGAAGCTCGTAAATCGGGCATCGAAGATATTGTTATCGTAACGGGTAAGAGCAAGCGTAGTATTGAAGATTACTATGATTCTAACCCAGAATTGGAAGACAACTTACGGGCTAAGCATAAGGAAGAAATGCTCAAGTTGGTTCAAGAAACTACGGACATCAACTTGTACTTTATCCGGCAATCGCATCCGCGGGGCTTAGGTGATGCTGTGTTAACGGCTAAAGCTTTCGTTGGTGACGAACCTTTTGTCGTAATGCTTGGTGATGATTTGATGGAAGACAAAGTTCCGTTAACGAAGCAATTAATGAATAGCTATGACAAGACGCATGCGTCGACGTTAGCTGTGATGAAAGTACCTCACGAGGAAGTTTCTAAGTATGGGGTCATTAATCCCGAAAGCGAAAAGGAACCGGGCTTGTATAACGTTAATAACTTCGTTGAAAAGCCATCCCCAGAAGATGCCCCTAGTGACCTCGCAATCATTGGTCGTTACTTATTAACACCAGAAATTTTTGATGTCTTGGAAAATCAAAAACCTGGTAAGGGTGATGAAATTCAATTGACGGATGCCATTGATACGTTGAACAAGACTCAACGCGTCTTTGCCCATGAATTTAAGGGGACCCGGCACGATGTTGGTTACAAGTTTGGTTATTTGAAGACAACGATCGAATATGGGTTAACTCATCCGGATGTTAAGGATGATTTACGGACCTACATTAAGGATCTGGGTGTTAAGTTGTCTAAGGAAGATAACGCAACACCTAAAGCAACCAAGAAACCAACTAAATAA
- a CDS encoding EAL domain-containing protein: protein MYRYFIQPQLNKFNNSLIGYEMLIRYRETDQDRWTLPESFDNIPIDVQVSLLKATASELALKIGSVSINFNRKQFLNDDIAAAVIDAQKKLFPVHVIVEVTEEPGEESFTLAAMQQQINKYKANGLQFSIDDVGTGINVYDHIKPLLESAEEIKFAMQNFRAEDRENEIPIQLKFWRDVAVQHDIRLILEGVENDAEDQMADDLNISLRQGYYYGKPHLFKLKVDHQ from the coding sequence ATGTATCGCTACTTTATTCAGCCCCAGTTAAATAAATTCAATAATTCTTTGATTGGCTACGAAATGCTGATTCGTTATCGTGAGACTGATCAGGATAGGTGGACATTACCAGAGAGCTTTGATAATATTCCCATCGATGTACAAGTCAGCTTACTAAAGGCTACGGCCAGTGAATTAGCATTAAAAATTGGCTCGGTATCAATCAACTTCAACCGCAAGCAATTTCTAAATGACGATATTGCGGCTGCCGTTATCGATGCCCAAAAGAAACTATTCCCCGTACACGTTATCGTTGAAGTCACTGAGGAACCCGGTGAAGAGTCATTCACGCTGGCAGCCATGCAACAACAAATTAATAAGTACAAGGCCAACGGATTACAATTCAGTATCGATGATGTTGGCACGGGTATTAATGTTTATGACCACATCAAGCCCCTACTGGAATCCGCTGAAGAAATCAAGTTCGCTATGCAAAACTTTCGCGCCGAAGATCGAGAAAATGAAATTCCCATTCAATTGAAATTTTGGCGTGACGTGGCCGTACAGCATGATATTCGCTTAATTCTAGAGGGTGTTGAAAACGATGCTGAAGATCAAATGGCCGATGATTTAAATATTTCGCTGCGACAAGGCTATTATTACGGTAAACCCCATTTATTCAAGTTAAAAGTCGACCATCAATGA